In the Solibacillus sp. FSL K6-1523 genome, one interval contains:
- a CDS encoding methyl-accepting chemotaxis protein translates to MGNVREIFDQFGQSIGMVQQETKEIMDFSKLISDIADQTNLLALNASIEAARAGEHGKGFAVVAAEVRKLAEQSKNALIQINGKVNDIVRNMENVVDNIQQEQQTIQKTQQLTAETKQYFGRIEQSEALLSENMLAIQQATSQTLNQVVSFQMLLEQIVESSKLSMEQIEHLYRFSENKSYNANDMITFIIQVKHLITALKNDRL, encoded by the coding sequence ATGGGCAATGTTCGAGAGATTTTTGATCAGTTTGGACAATCGATAGGTATGGTACAACAAGAAACGAAAGAAATTATGGACTTTTCAAAATTAATTAGCGACATTGCAGATCAAACGAATTTATTAGCATTAAATGCATCGATTGAAGCAGCGCGTGCGGGGGAGCATGGAAAAGGTTTTGCAGTGGTGGCAGCTGAAGTAAGAAAGCTAGCAGAGCAAAGTAAAAATGCGTTGATTCAAATTAATGGAAAAGTAAATGACATTGTACGAAATATGGAAAATGTTGTGGATAATATTCAACAAGAACAACAAACGATTCAAAAAACACAGCAACTGACTGCTGAAACAAAACAATATTTTGGACGGATTGAGCAATCAGAAGCGCTACTTTCAGAAAATATGTTAGCCATTCAACAAGCGACGAGCCAGACATTAAATCAAGTTGTGTCATTCCAAATGTTATTAGAGCAAATTGTCGAATCTTCCAAACTGTCGATGGAACAAATCGAACATTTATATCGATTTTCTGAAAATAAATCGTATAATGCAAATGATATGATTACATTCATTATACAAGTGAAGCATTTAATCACAGCATTAAAAAATGACCGATTATAA
- the carB gene encoding carbamoyl-phosphate synthase large subunit, whose product MPKRTDIKTILVIGSGPIVIGQAAEFDYAGTQACLSLKEEGYRVILINSNPATIMTDTEMADKVYIEPITLEFVSRILRKERPDAILPTLGGQTGLNMAIELDESGILDELNIEILGTKLDAIHKAEDRDLFRNLMYELGAPVPESDIIHNLDEAKNFVARIGYPVIVRPAFTLGGTGGGICNNDQELEEIVTSGLKYSPVTQCLLEKSIAGMKEIEYEVMRDAADNAIVVCNMENFDPVGIHTGDSIVVAPTQTLSDRENQMLRNISLDIIRALKIEGGCNVQLALDPHSFQYYVIEVNPRVSRSSALASKATGYPIAKLAAKIAVGLTLDEIKNPVTGSTFACFEPALDYIVAKIPRWPFDKFESAKRNLGTQMKATGEVMALGRTFEEALLKAVRSLETSHFHIEMKNGEELTDAWIEKRIKKAGDERLFFIGEALRRGVTIEQLHEWSAIDLWFLHKLEKIVKMEATLVANKNDQDVLRTAKRLGFADKKVAELWGTTEAEVYAFRKETGIIPVYKMVDTCAAEFESNTPYFYGTYEEENESIRSEKESVIVLGSGPIRIGQGVEFDYATVHSVWAIQEAGYEAIVVNSNPETVSTDFSISDKLYFEPLTIEDVMHIVDLEQPKGVVVQFGGQTAINLADKLEANGVKILGTTLEDIDRAENRNKFEAALRELKIPQPQGETAISKEEALVIGEKLGFPVLVRPSYVLGGRAMEIVYNLEELAHYMEHAVEASPDHPVLVDRYLTGQEIEVDAICDGENVLIPGIMEHIERAGVHSGDSISVYPPQKLTDAQKETLVDYTTRLALGLGIVGLMNIQYVLSDGEIYVIEVNPRSSRTVPFLSKITNLPMANIATKAILGQSIVEQGYPTGLAPEQPGVFVKVPVFSFAKLRRVDITLGPEMKSTGEVMGKDATLEKALYKGLVAAGMEIKTHGTVLFTVSDKDKDEAVVLAKRFSTVGYRIVATEGTAKLFEQNGVKTDIVEKIGGKGKTLLDMIQDGEAQLVVNTLTKGKQPARDGFRIRRESVENGVPCLTSLDTAEAMVRVIESMTFTAEEMPKAEVTK is encoded by the coding sequence ATGCCTAAACGTACAGATATAAAAACAATTTTAGTAATCGGATCAGGTCCAATCGTTATTGGTCAAGCAGCAGAATTTGACTATGCAGGAACACAAGCATGTCTTTCATTAAAAGAAGAAGGCTACCGTGTTATCTTAATCAACTCAAACCCAGCAACAATTATGACAGATACAGAAATGGCAGATAAAGTATACATCGAGCCAATTACATTAGAATTCGTATCACGCATTTTACGTAAAGAGCGTCCAGATGCAATCCTACCAACACTCGGTGGACAAACAGGTCTGAACATGGCAATTGAATTAGATGAGTCAGGCATTTTAGACGAGCTGAACATCGAAATTCTAGGGACTAAATTAGACGCGATTCATAAAGCAGAAGACCGCGACTTATTCCGTAATTTAATGTATGAACTAGGTGCACCAGTACCAGAATCAGACATTATTCATAACTTAGACGAAGCGAAAAACTTTGTAGCTCGCATTGGCTATCCAGTAATTGTACGTCCAGCTTTCACACTTGGTGGTACAGGCGGCGGTATTTGTAACAACGATCAAGAGCTAGAAGAAATCGTTACTTCAGGTTTAAAATATTCACCAGTTACACAATGTTTACTTGAAAAATCAATTGCAGGTATGAAAGAAATTGAATATGAAGTAATGCGTGACGCAGCGGATAACGCAATCGTTGTATGTAACATGGAAAACTTCGACCCAGTAGGAATTCATACAGGGGATTCAATCGTAGTTGCACCAACACAAACATTATCTGACCGTGAAAACCAAATGTTACGTAATATTTCATTAGATATTATCCGTGCACTGAAAATTGAAGGTGGCTGTAACGTACAGTTAGCGCTAGATCCACATAGCTTCCAGTACTATGTAATCGAGGTAAACCCACGTGTATCTCGTTCGTCAGCACTTGCATCAAAAGCAACTGGTTACCCAATTGCGAAATTAGCAGCAAAAATCGCAGTAGGTTTAACATTAGATGAAATTAAAAACCCAGTGACAGGTTCAACATTTGCTTGTTTCGAACCTGCACTTGACTATATCGTAGCGAAAATTCCACGCTGGCCTTTCGATAAATTCGAATCAGCAAAACGTAACTTAGGAACGCAAATGAAAGCAACGGGTGAAGTAATGGCACTTGGTCGCACATTTGAAGAAGCGCTACTAAAAGCGGTTCGTTCTTTAGAAACAAGCCACTTCCACATCGAAATGAAAAACGGGGAAGAGCTAACAGATGCGTGGATTGAAAAACGTATTAAAAAAGCGGGAGACGAGCGCTTATTCTTTATCGGGGAAGCATTACGTCGCGGTGTGACAATCGAACAACTTCACGAATGGTCAGCAATTGATTTATGGTTCTTACACAAGCTAGAAAAAATCGTGAAAATGGAAGCGACACTTGTTGCCAACAAAAACGATCAAGACGTATTACGCACAGCAAAACGTTTAGGCTTTGCAGATAAAAAGGTTGCTGAACTTTGGGGAACAACGGAAGCAGAAGTTTATGCATTCCGTAAAGAAACAGGCATCATTCCAGTGTACAAAATGGTTGATACATGTGCAGCAGAATTTGAATCAAACACACCATATTTCTACGGTACGTACGAAGAAGAAAATGAATCGATTCGTTCTGAAAAAGAATCGGTAATCGTTCTAGGTTCAGGTCCAATCCGTATCGGACAAGGTGTTGAGTTTGACTATGCAACAGTGCACTCAGTATGGGCAATTCAAGAAGCAGGTTATGAAGCAATCGTTGTGAACTCGAATCCAGAAACGGTTTCAACAGACTTCTCGATTTCAGATAAATTATACTTTGAGCCATTAACAATTGAAGATGTTATGCACATCGTAGACTTAGAGCAGCCAAAAGGGGTTGTTGTACAGTTCGGTGGACAAACAGCAATCAACTTAGCGGATAAATTAGAAGCAAATGGCGTGAAAATTTTAGGTACAACATTAGAAGATATCGACCGTGCAGAAAACCGTAACAAGTTCGAAGCGGCACTACGAGAGCTGAAAATCCCACAACCACAAGGGGAAACGGCTATTTCAAAAGAAGAAGCATTAGTAATCGGTGAAAAATTAGGCTTCCCAGTACTTGTTCGTCCTTCTTACGTACTTGGTGGACGCGCAATGGAAATCGTGTACAACTTAGAAGAACTAGCGCACTACATGGAGCACGCAGTTGAAGCATCACCAGATCATCCGGTATTAGTTGACCGTTACTTAACAGGTCAAGAAATCGAAGTAGACGCAATTTGCGACGGTGAAAACGTATTAATTCCTGGTATTATGGAGCATATTGAGCGCGCAGGTGTTCACTCAGGTGACTCAATTAGTGTATATCCACCGCAAAAATTAACAGATGCACAAAAAGAAACATTAGTAGATTACACAACGCGTTTAGCACTTGGTTTAGGAATTGTCGGTTTAATGAATATTCAATATGTACTGAGCGATGGCGAAATTTACGTAATCGAAGTAAACCCACGTTCATCACGTACAGTACCATTCTTATCGAAAATTACGAACCTACCAATGGCGAACATCGCAACAAAAGCGATCCTAGGTCAATCAATTGTTGAACAAGGCTACCCAACAGGATTAGCACCAGAGCAACCAGGAGTATTCGTAAAAGTACCAGTGTTCTCATTCGCGAAATTACGTCGTGTAGACATTACATTAGGTCCTGAAATGAAATCAACTGGTGAAGTAATGGGTAAAGATGCAACATTAGAAAAAGCATTGTACAAAGGCTTAGTTGCAGCAGGCATGGAAATTAAAACACACGGTACTGTATTATTCACAGTATCGGATAAAGATAAAGATGAAGCGGTTGTTTTAGCAAAACGTTTCTCAACAGTTGGTTACCGCATCGTTGCAACTGAAGGTACGGCAAAATTATTCGAACAAAATGGCGTAAAAACAGATATCGTAGAGAAAATTGGCGGTAAAGGGAAGACATTACTCGACATGATTCAAGACGGTGAAGCACAGCTTGTTGTGAACACTTTAACAAAAGGTAAACAACCAGCGCGTGATGGTTTCCGTATCCGTCGTGAATCAGTAGAAAATGGTGTACCATGCTTAACTTCATTAGATACAGCGGAAGCAATGGTTCGCGTAATCGAATCAATGACATTTACAGCAGAAGAAATGCCAAAAGCGGAGGTAACAAAATAA
- a CDS encoding RluA family pseudouridine synthase, translating into MTVVTLTIEQFAGERLDKALSQMEEAWSRSQVSTWLEQDRITVNGAKVKAKYKVKEGDVIEVDVPKVEELEIIAEDLNLEIIYEDNDVLVVNKPRGMVVHPAPGHANGTLVNGLMHHCTDLSGINGVARPGIVHRIDKDTSGLLMVAKNDVAHEGLVNQLVDKSVTRKYTALVHGHIPHDKGTIDAPIGRDSKDRQKQAVVDKGKHAVTHFTVLERFGNFTLVECRLETGRTHQIRVHMNYIGYPLAGDPKYGPKKTLDFGGQVLHAGVLGFVQPVTKEYIEFETPLPADFEQLLTEIRAQATAKKAETE; encoded by the coding sequence ATGACAGTAGTCACATTAACAATCGAACAATTTGCTGGAGAGCGTTTAGATAAAGCACTTTCACAAATGGAAGAAGCATGGTCACGTTCACAGGTGTCAACTTGGTTAGAACAGGATCGTATTACCGTGAATGGTGCCAAAGTAAAAGCGAAATATAAAGTAAAAGAAGGCGACGTTATTGAAGTGGACGTGCCAAAAGTAGAAGAATTAGAAATCATTGCAGAAGATTTAAATTTAGAAATCATTTATGAAGACAATGACGTGTTAGTTGTGAATAAGCCACGTGGAATGGTTGTTCACCCAGCACCAGGTCATGCAAACGGTACTTTAGTAAATGGTTTAATGCATCATTGCACAGATTTATCAGGCATTAATGGTGTAGCACGACCTGGTATTGTACACCGTATTGACAAAGATACATCGGGTTTACTAATGGTTGCAAAAAATGATGTAGCACATGAAGGTTTAGTGAATCAATTAGTTGATAAGTCAGTTACACGTAAATATACCGCACTTGTGCACGGACATATTCCGCACGATAAAGGAACAATCGATGCACCGATTGGACGCGATTCAAAAGATCGTCAAAAACAAGCGGTTGTTGATAAAGGCAAGCATGCTGTAACACATTTCACGGTGTTAGAGCGCTTCGGTAATTTTACTTTAGTAGAGTGCCGTTTAGAAACAGGACGTACACATCAAATTCGTGTGCATATGAATTATATTGGCTATCCTCTAGCAGGAGATCCGAAATATGGTCCGAAAAAGACACTTGATTTCGGTGGGCAAGTATTACACGCGGGCGTACTTGGTTTTGTTCAGCCTGTAACGAAGGAATATATTGAATTTGAAACGCCATTACCAGCGGACTTCGAACAATTGCTAACGGAAATACGTGCCCAAGCAACAGCGAAAAAAGCTGAGACTGAGTGA
- a CDS encoding aspartate carbamoyltransferase catalytic subunit gives MKNLLSMEHLSNEEILHILDRAKAFENGEESKIARSYNVANLFFEPSTRTKTSFEMAERKVGCTVIPFDAGFSSAIKGETMYDTVKTLEMIGIDAVVIRAKEDEYYNELLEGINVAVINAGDGAGQHPSQCLLDLYTIKKEFGKFEGLNITIVGDISHSRVAKSNATALTKLGANVRFLCPEEWAGDFEAHHSWDEVLEDSDVIMLLRIQHERHSVSKSFSKESYHEQYGLTPTREKMMKPSAIIMHPAPVNRDVEIADELVECERSRIFQQVRNGVYTRMAIIETILKGRE, from the coding sequence ATGAAAAACTTACTTTCAATGGAACATTTATCAAATGAAGAGATTTTACACATCTTAGATCGAGCAAAGGCATTCGAAAATGGCGAAGAGTCAAAAATAGCCCGCTCATACAACGTAGCAAACTTATTTTTTGAACCAAGTACACGTACGAAAACGAGCTTTGAAATGGCGGAGCGCAAAGTAGGGTGTACGGTAATCCCATTCGACGCAGGCTTTTCAAGTGCCATAAAGGGTGAAACGATGTATGACACAGTTAAAACATTAGAAATGATTGGCATTGATGCGGTCGTAATTCGTGCAAAAGAAGATGAATATTACAACGAATTGCTCGAAGGAATCAATGTTGCGGTTATTAACGCAGGCGATGGTGCTGGTCAACATCCATCACAATGTTTACTGGATTTATACACAATTAAAAAAGAGTTTGGCAAATTTGAAGGATTAAATATTACGATTGTAGGGGATATTTCGCATAGTCGTGTCGCTAAATCAAATGCAACAGCGTTAACAAAATTAGGCGCCAATGTACGCTTCTTATGTCCGGAAGAATGGGCGGGAGATTTTGAGGCCCATCATTCTTGGGATGAAGTGCTTGAAGATAGTGATGTCATCATGTTGTTACGTATTCAACATGAGCGTCATTCAGTGAGTAAAAGCTTTTCAAAAGAAAGCTACCATGAGCAGTATGGTTTAACACCAACACGTGAAAAAATGATGAAGCCATCAGCGATCATTATGCATCCAGCACCAGTAAATCGCGATGTTGAAATTGCCGATGAATTAGTAGAGTGTGAACGTTCGCGCATTTTCCAACAAGTGCGTAACGGTGTATATACAAGAATGGCGATTATCGAAACAATTCTGAAGGGGAGAGAATAA
- the pyrR gene encoding bifunctional pyr operon transcriptional regulator/uracil phosphoribosyltransferase PyrR, translating into MQQITELLDGPSLNRAVTRIAHEIIERNKGIDEVILVGIKTRGAYLAKRLAERIAKIEGKAIRTGELDITLYRDDLSTKHVNEQAQVQQVDIDYQVNNQKLVLVDDVLYTGRTVRAALDAIMDLGRPSQIQLAVLVDRGHRELPIRADYVGKNIPTAGHERIVVNLVEVDGKDLVTIHKDD; encoded by the coding sequence ATGCAACAAATTACAGAATTACTAGATGGACCTTCATTAAACCGTGCCGTTACACGAATTGCGCATGAAATTATTGAACGCAATAAAGGTATTGATGAAGTGATATTAGTTGGCATTAAAACACGTGGTGCCTATTTAGCGAAGCGATTAGCAGAACGCATTGCCAAGATTGAGGGGAAAGCGATTCGAACGGGTGAGTTAGACATTACACTGTATCGCGACGATTTATCAACGAAGCATGTGAATGAACAAGCACAAGTACAGCAAGTAGATATTGATTATCAAGTAAATAATCAAAAACTTGTACTAGTAGACGATGTTTTATATACAGGAAGAACGGTGCGTGCAGCACTGGATGCCATCATGGATTTAGGAAGACCCTCACAAATACAGCTAGCGGTTTTAGTAGACCGGGGTCATCGTGAGTTGCCAATCCGCGCAGATTATGTAGGGAAAAACATTCCGACAGCTGGTCACGAACGCATTGTTGTCAACTTAGTAGAAGTAGATGGTAAAGATTTAGTAACGATTCATAAAGATGATTAA
- a CDS encoding solute carrier family 23 protein: MSNAVLDINEKPSVGQLITFSFQHMFAMFGSTILVPKLVGLSPSIALLTSGIATIIFLLVTQFKVPAYLGSSFAFISPIIIVAGLTEAGVSINPGNAMMGAMLVGLVYAFVALIIWKTGYEWLMNILPPIVVAPVIIVIGLGLSGVAVDMAMNVNGEYNGLHFSAALVTLLTAIIVNVYFKNILSAMPILLGIIVGYIYSVIIGIVDFTAVQEAKFFAVPDFLIPGVHYDLNFTWAIFLGMVPIVIVTISEHIGHQLVLGKVVNRNYVKDPGLHRSILGDGLGTLASAFIGGPPKTTYGENIGVLAITRVYSVYVILGAAVVAIVVSFSGQLMAIIETIPTAVLGGISILLFGIIASSGLRMLVENNIDFGNNRNMVIASVILVVGIGGAAMRFTESFAIEGMALASIIGVLLNLLLPGREKVDKDIYETE; this comes from the coding sequence ATGTCAAATGCAGTATTAGATATTAATGAAAAACCAAGTGTTGGACAACTTATTACATTCAGTTTTCAACATATGTTTGCCATGTTTGGCTCAACCATTTTAGTACCTAAACTAGTAGGGCTAAGTCCATCGATCGCCCTTTTAACAAGTGGGATTGCGACGATTATATTCTTGCTCGTAACACAGTTTAAAGTACCCGCGTATTTAGGGTCATCATTCGCCTTTATTTCACCGATTATTATCGTAGCAGGCTTAACGGAGGCAGGTGTATCAATAAACCCAGGAAACGCGATGATGGGTGCGATGCTCGTCGGTTTAGTATACGCCTTCGTTGCTTTGATTATTTGGAAAACAGGCTATGAGTGGTTAATGAATATTTTACCGCCAATCGTTGTCGCGCCAGTTATTATCGTAATCGGCCTAGGTTTATCAGGTGTCGCAGTTGATATGGCGATGAACGTTAACGGTGAGTACAATGGGTTACACTTCTCAGCAGCATTAGTAACATTATTAACGGCAATCATCGTCAACGTATACTTTAAAAACATTTTAAGTGCGATGCCGATTTTACTAGGCATTATCGTCGGCTACATATACTCGGTAATTATCGGAATTGTAGACTTCACAGCTGTTCAAGAAGCAAAGTTTTTCGCTGTGCCAGACTTCTTAATTCCAGGTGTTCATTATGATCTTAACTTTACATGGGCAATCTTCTTAGGAATGGTGCCAATCGTTATCGTAACGATTTCAGAACATATTGGACACCAACTTGTATTAGGGAAAGTCGTCAACCGAAATTATGTAAAAGACCCAGGTTTACACCGCTCCATTTTAGGGGATGGGTTAGGGACATTGGCATCAGCGTTTATCGGTGGTCCACCAAAAACAACATACGGTGAAAATATTGGGGTTCTAGCAATTACACGTGTGTACTCAGTTTATGTCATATTAGGTGCAGCAGTCGTTGCGATTGTCGTGTCATTCTCTGGTCAGCTAATGGCGATCATTGAAACGATTCCAACAGCAGTACTTGGCGGGATTTCAATCTTATTATTCGGGATTATCGCATCAAGCGGATTGCGTATGCTCGTAGAAAACAATATAGACTTCGGAAATAACCGGAATATGGTCATTGCGTCGGTTATCCTCGTAGTAGGAATTGGCGGAGCAGCAATGCGCTTCACAGAAAGCTTTGCGATAGAAGGAATGGCATTAGCATCGATCATCGGTGTTCTGCTGAACTTACTTCTGCCAGGTCGTGAAAAAGTAGATAAAGATATTTATGAAACTGAATAA
- the lspA gene encoding signal peptidase II gives MYKYYGLALFAVIIDQWTKWLVVKNMELGERISIWDPWFGLLSHRNRGAAWGMLEGQMWLFTVVTIGVIIAILYFYHTEAKGKPLFQISLMLLLGGALGNFIDRLFRGEVVDFFDVFIPIINYDFPIFNIADAALTIAVVMLFITIILEEKAEKKKVEK, from the coding sequence ATGTATAAATATTACGGATTAGCATTATTTGCGGTCATTATTGATCAATGGACAAAATGGCTTGTCGTGAAAAATATGGAGTTAGGCGAACGAATTAGTATATGGGATCCGTGGTTTGGTCTATTATCACATCGTAACCGTGGTGCTGCATGGGGCATGTTGGAAGGGCAAATGTGGTTATTTACAGTTGTGACAATTGGCGTCATCATTGCGATTTTGTATTTTTACCATACCGAGGCAAAGGGCAAGCCGCTATTTCAAATTAGTTTAATGCTATTATTAGGCGGTGCATTAGGGAATTTTATCGACCGACTATTCCGTGGAGAAGTAGTGGACTTTTTCGATGTGTTCATTCCGATCATCAATTATGACTTCCCGATTTTTAATATTGCAGATGCTGCATTAACAATCGCAGTAGTCATGCTCTTTATTACGATTATTTTAGAAGAAAAAGCAGAAAAGAAAAAGGTGGAAAAATGA
- a CDS encoding dihydroorotase yields MTTVIQNVKRLDEQGELRVSSIIIEDGKIVGFDGEIPAGANVIDGQGHFVSPGFVDVHTHLREPGFEHKETIATGTASAAKGGFTTICAMPNTKPVPDSVENMQLINGLIKDSAVIRVLPYGSLTKDISGEVRTNMEELREHGAVAFSDDGVGIQLASTMYEQMQQAAKLDVVVVAHCEDNSLIYDGVMHEGTRNKELGLPGIPSICESVQIARDVLLAEAAGARYHVCHVSTKESVRAVRDAKAAGIKVTAEVCPHHLLLEEMDIPSDDANWKMNPPLRALDDKDSLHAALLDGTIDCIATDHAPHTVEEKCCGMVGAPFGIVGFETAFPLLYTNFVETGKWTLKQLVDWMSVKAAQIFDLPYGTLEIGASADLVLIDLNKEQTIDAEGFVSKGRNTPFNGWVAKGWPVMTICEGKIAYQEAK; encoded by the coding sequence ATGACAACAGTTATTCAAAATGTAAAGCGATTAGACGAGCAAGGCGAATTACGAGTTTCTTCTATTATAATTGAAGATGGGAAAATTGTAGGTTTCGATGGAGAAATTCCAGCAGGGGCAAATGTAATTGATGGACAAGGTCATTTTGTTTCACCAGGATTTGTCGATGTGCATACACATTTACGTGAGCCAGGTTTTGAGCATAAAGAAACAATCGCAACAGGTACAGCATCTGCAGCAAAAGGTGGTTTCACAACAATTTGTGCCATGCCAAATACGAAACCAGTACCGGATTCAGTAGAAAATATGCAATTAATTAACGGCTTAATTAAAGACAGTGCAGTAATTCGCGTATTACCATACGGATCGTTAACGAAAGACATTTCAGGTGAAGTGCGAACGAATATGGAAGAGCTTAGAGAGCATGGTGCGGTTGCATTCTCAGATGATGGTGTCGGGATTCAATTAGCTTCAACAATGTATGAACAAATGCAACAAGCGGCTAAGTTAGATGTAGTCGTTGTAGCACACTGTGAAGATAACTCATTAATTTACGATGGGGTTATGCATGAAGGAACGCGCAATAAAGAACTAGGATTACCAGGTATTCCATCAATTTGTGAATCAGTACAAATCGCTCGCGACGTTTTATTAGCAGAAGCAGCAGGCGCTCGTTACCATGTGTGCCACGTGTCAACGAAAGAATCAGTTCGTGCTGTACGCGATGCAAAAGCAGCAGGCATTAAAGTAACTGCGGAAGTTTGTCCACACCACTTACTTCTTGAAGAAATGGACATCCCTTCAGATGATGCAAACTGGAAGATGAACCCACCGTTACGCGCGTTAGACGACAAAGATTCATTACATGCGGCATTATTAGATGGCACGATTGATTGTATCGCGACAGACCATGCACCACATACAGTAGAAGAAAAATGCTGTGGCATGGTAGGCGCACCGTTCGGCATCGTTGGCTTTGAAACAGCGTTCCCATTACTGTACACAAACTTTGTAGAAACAGGAAAATGGACGTTAAAGCAATTAGTTGATTGGATGAGCGTTAAGGCAGCACAAATTTTCGATTTACCATATGGCACATTAGAAATCGGTGCTTCAGCGGACTTAGTATTAATTGATTTAAATAAAGAGCAAACAATTGATGCAGAAGGCTTTGTATCAAAAGGTCGTAACACACCATTTAATGGATGGGTTGCAAAAGGTTGGCCAGTTATGACAATTTGCGAAGGTAAAATCGCATACCAGGAGGCAAAATAA
- the carA gene encoding glutamine-hydrolyzing carbamoyl-phosphate synthase small subunit, with protein MKTRLLILEDGTVFTGTAFGSDQASQGEVVFTTGMTGYQETLSDPSFYGQIITLTYPLIGNYGINRDDFESITPAIRGFVVRELSEQPSNWRSDMSLDAYLTAQNIPGIEGIDTRKLTRIIRAKGAVRAILTEADARVNVEEVVAKLQDTAFITHHVREVSAKTAYPSPGRGKRVVLIDFGMKHGILRELNQRDCDVIVVPYNTTAEQILAMHPDGIMLSNGPGNPMDVEEGIETVKNLIGKVPMFGICLGHQIFAVAAGASSFKLPFGHRGGNHPVKDLRTGRTDITSQNHGYAIDMDSLKGTDLELTHVALNDGTCEGVRHKKFPIFTVQYHPEASPGPEDSNHLFDEFIEMMEIEAAKENQHA; from the coding sequence ATGAAAACACGTTTATTAATTTTAGAAGATGGCACAGTATTTACAGGTACGGCATTTGGTAGTGACCAGGCATCACAAGGTGAAGTAGTCTTTACAACAGGGATGACAGGCTACCAAGAAACATTATCAGATCCTTCATTTTACGGACAAATTATTACGTTAACATATCCGTTAATCGGAAACTACGGCATTAACCGTGATGATTTTGAGTCGATTACACCAGCAATTCGTGGTTTCGTAGTACGTGAATTATCAGAACAACCATCAAACTGGCGTTCAGATATGTCATTAGATGCGTACTTAACTGCTCAAAACATTCCTGGTATTGAAGGCATTGATACACGTAAATTAACGCGCATTATCCGTGCAAAAGGGGCGGTTCGTGCGATTTTAACTGAAGCGGATGCGAGAGTGAATGTGGAAGAAGTCGTAGCAAAATTACAAGATACGGCATTCATTACACATCATGTGCGTGAAGTATCAGCGAAAACAGCTTACCCATCACCAGGTCGTGGGAAACGCGTAGTATTAATTGACTTCGGTATGAAGCACGGTATTTTACGTGAATTAAATCAACGTGACTGTGACGTAATCGTTGTACCTTACAACACAACAGCAGAGCAAATTTTAGCAATGCATCCAGATGGCATCATGCTTTCAAACGGTCCGGGTAACCCAATGGACGTAGAAGAAGGTATCGAAACAGTGAAAAACCTAATCGGAAAAGTGCCAATGTTCGGTATTTGCTTAGGTCACCAAATTTTCGCAGTAGCAGCAGGTGCAAGCAGCTTTAAATTACCATTCGGCCACCGAGGGGGAAATCACCCAGTAAAAGATTTACGTACAGGTCGTACAGATATTACATCTCAAAACCATGGCTATGCAATTGACATGGATTCATTAAAAGGAACAGATTTAGAATTAACACATGTTGCATTAAATGATGGTACATGTGAAGGGGTTCGTCATAAAAAATTCCCAATCTTTACAGTGCAATATCACCCAGAAGCATCACCAGGTCCAGAAGATTCAAATCACTTATTTGATGAATTTATTGAAATGATGGAAATCGAAGCAGCGAAGGAGAACCAACATGCCTAA